The Pseudomonas eucalypticola genome has a window encoding:
- a CDS encoding twin-arginine translocase TatA/TatE family subunit, with product MGLFDWKHWIVILIVVVLVFGTKKLKNLGTDVGESIKGFRKAMNDDDKPAEQPVPPAQPVHPQATSPLSQPHTIDATAQKVEEPIRKD from the coding sequence ATGGGTCTCTTTGACTGGAAACACTGGATTGTCATCCTGATCGTCGTGGTACTGGTATTCGGTACCAAGAAGCTGAAAAACCTGGGCACCGACGTCGGTGAGTCGATCAAGGGCTTTCGCAAGGCCATGAACGATGACGACAAGCCCGCCGAGCAGCCGGTACCGCCTGCCCAGCCCGTTCACCCCCAGGCCACTTCGCCCCTGAGCCAGCCACACACCATCGACGCCACGGCCCAGAAGGTCGAAGAGCCGATCAGGAAAGACTAA